The genomic interval CTCTGGTGAAAGCTCCTTGGTTGTCTTAAGGATATCAAGGCCTCCTATCTTCGGCATCCTCAGGTCAGTGATTACAAGATCATAGATGTCTTTTTTAAGGGCATTTATCCCAGAGGGGCCTCCATCGCACAGGGTTACATCATACCCTTCACCCCCCAGAAGGATTCCGAGAACCTCCCTCATGCCCTTTTCATCTTCGACTACTAAGATCTTACCCTTTGACTTTTCCATTATCCTTTACAGGGAGCACAACCTTAAAAGTCGTCCCTGAACCTGCTTTGCTCTGGACAGTAATCCTGCCTCCATGTTCTTCTACAATCCTCTGCGCTATGGAAAGGCCGAGTCCAGTGCCTTTATCCTTGGTTGTAAAGAACGGATAAAATATTTTCTCCATATCCTCTTTGCTTATACCCACACCTGTATCGCTAAAACTAATTTCTACTATATCATTTTTTCTTTCAGTAGAAATAGTTATCTCTCCCTTATCCTGTATGGCATCTATCGCATTTATACCTAAATTCAAAAAAACCTGTCTCAATTGCTGCAAGTCTCCCCTGATAAATAACTCCCCGTTTAAATGTTCGTCGATCTTTATGTTCTTATTGGCAGATTCTGAACTGTGTAAAAGCGTAATTGTGTCTTTCAGAGATTGGTTGAGGTCAAACACTTCTTCGCCTGGAGGCTTTGGCCTTGCATAAAGCAGGAAATCGGTTATTATTGCGTTGAGCCTGTCCATTTCAGATGAAGCTATATCCATAAGTTGCTGGCCATGCTGAGGGGCAACTTTTCCCTCTCTCAACATTTCTATCGAGCCTTTAAGCGATGCTATGGGGTTTCTGAGTTCATGCGCAATCCATGCCGAGAGTTCTCCAATTGCCGCCCATTTCTCCTTTTTCCTGACCTCTGCCTCCATCATCCTTAAATTCGTGAGGTCCTGAAAAATGCCGATCGCCCCTATAGGCCTTCCACTGCTGTCTGTCAATGTTGAAAAACCCATGCCTATAATTATTCTTTCGCCTTCTTTCAATATTTCACCTTCCAATCTTCCAGCAGGGCTGTCAAAGTTTTTTGAATTGCCAAGCAGTTTTTGTTCCAACCTGATATCCTCTAAAAAAGGGGATATCTCCTCTGGCCTTCTGCCGATAACACCTGAAAGGGTTTTGCCTGTTATCCTCCGTGCAGCCTCATTAAATGTAGCAATCCTTCCATTTAAATCCATTGTAAAAAGTCCGCTCGGAATGCTCTCTATAACATCCCTGCTAAATGCCTTCAGGTCTCTTAAGTCTATGTCTTTTTCCTCGAGCCTCACCGTAACCTTGCGCAATCTCTCGGAGAGGTAACCGCTGAGATAAGCAACGAGATAGAATGCAGTTATATGAGCAAATATATTGTAAAAAAAATCTCTTTCTGAGAGAGAGCCGTAAACAGGGATTTGCAATACATTATAAAACTGGAAGTTGATAAGCAGGCCGTAAAGGATACTGCTGATGGTTGCTGCCACCACACTCGCACGTCGGTTCAGTACAATGCTTGCAGAAATAATGCTCAGAAGCAGTATGAAGGAAAACCAGCTCTCAATGCCTCCTGTTAAATATATGAGGGCTATTCCGGCAATAATATCCCCTGTAATCTGGATGTAGGCAAATAACGTGATTTTCTTTGTCCGCTTTATTGCAAGGGCATAAGCTATGGTCATTGCGTAGAGAATAACTATAAGATAAGAAATTGCCTTTGGATAAAGGAGTTTACTGTATCCTATCTGAAGGACATAAAGGGAACCTAAAAGGATTGTAACAAACAAGGCCCTGATAAATATCAGGGCCTTGAGCCTTTTTATTATGTCTTCATTCACCTTTACTTTATAAGGGTGATGAGCTTGAATATAGGCAGGTACATAGCAACAACTATAAAACCAATAGTGGCGCCGAGGAAGACCATGATCATGGGCTCCAGCATAGCAGTCAGGTTCGCAACAGCATTATCCACTTCATCATCGTAGAAATCTGCAATCTTTGATAGCATATTATCTAAAGCACCTGTGGACTCTCCAACAGCAATCATCTGGGTCACCATCGGGGGAAATACCTTTGCCGCGGTAAGAGGTTCAGCGAGGGTTTTACCTTCAGATACCCCTTTTCTAACAGCAAGGACCGCTCCTTCTATTACCTTGTTGCCGGCAGTTTTCGCGGTAATCTCAAGGCCGTCAAGGATTGGCACACCGCTGCTTATAAGCGTCCCGAGTGTCCTTGTAAATTTAGCAACCGCAACTTTTTTGATGAGGATTCCAAATATAGGTAACTTCATGAGTATGGAATCAATTACCTTTTTGCCCTGTTGAGTCCTGCGGAATTGAATCAAAGCAATTACAAAAGCAATGATGGCTCCAAGGATTATCAAGCCTCCAATGCCACCGAGGAACTTGCTCATACCGATAATAATCCTTGTCGGTAAGGGAAGGATCCCGCCAAGCTGGGCAAACATCTTTGCAAACACGGGAACCACAGCAACCATAATTATAATAATAACTATTATTGCCACTGCTACTATGACCGAGGGGTATATCATAGCGCCCTTGACCTTTTTCTTGAGCTTCATTGCCTTCTCTATATAGCTGGCGAGCCTGTTGAGAATCGTATCGAGGATACCGCCTGTCTCACCTGCTGCAACCATATTCACATAAAGCTCGCTAAACATCCTGGGGTGTCGCTTAAGGGCATCGGCATAAGTAGCGCCTGACTCCACATCCCCCTTTACTTCAGAAATAACTTTTGCAAGGGCCTTGTTCTCAGTTTGTTTGGAAAGGATTTCCAGGGCCTGGACAAGTGGCAGCCCCGCATCAATCATTGTTGCAAACTGCCTTGTAAAAATAACTATATCTTTATCCTTTGCCTTTCCGCCAAAGGGGAGCCGGAATAAAGCCTTGGGCTTGGGACTTACAACCGTAGGGACTATGCTCTGCCTTCTGAGATAGGCCATAACCTCTTCTTT from Nitrospirota bacterium carries:
- a CDS encoding PAS domain S-box protein: MNEDIIKRLKALIFIRALFVTILLGSLYVLQIGYSKLLYPKAISYLIVILYAMTIAYALAIKRTKKITLFAYIQITGDIIAGIALIYLTGGIESWFSFILLLSIISASIVLNRRASVVAATISSILYGLLINFQFYNVLQIPVYGSLSERDFFYNIFAHITAFYLVAYLSGYLSERLRKVTVRLEEKDIDLRDLKAFSRDVIESIPSGLFTMDLNGRIATFNEAARRITGKTLSGVIGRRPEEISPFLEDIRLEQKLLGNSKNFDSPAGRLEGEILKEGERIIIGMGFSTLTDSSGRPIGAIGIFQDLTNLRMMEAEVRKKEKWAAIGELSAWIAHELRNPIASLKGSIEMLREGKVAPQHGQQLMDIASSEMDRLNAIITDFLLYARPKPPGEEVFDLNQSLKDTITLLHSSESANKNIKIDEHLNGELFIRGDLQQLRQVFLNLGINAIDAIQDKGEITISTERKNDIVEISFSDTGVGISKEDMEKIFYPFFTTKDKGTGLGLSIAQRIVEEHGGRITVQSKAGSGTTFKVVLPVKDNGKVKG
- a CDS encoding type II secretion system F family protein gives rise to the protein MPTVFQWSGKTIKGTIQSGEMTANSKEEVMAYLRRQSIVPTVVSPKPKALFRLPFGGKAKDKDIVIFTRQFATMIDAGLPLVQALEILSKQTENKALAKVISEVKGDVESGATYADALKRHPRMFSELYVNMVAAGETGGILDTILNRLASYIEKAMKLKKKVKGAMIYPSVIVAVAIIVIIIIMVAVVPVFAKMFAQLGGILPLPTRIIIGMSKFLGGIGGLIILGAIIAFVIALIQFRRTQQGKKVIDSILMKLPIFGILIKKVAVAKFTRTLGTLISSGVPILDGLEITAKTAGNKVIEGAVLAVRKGVSEGKTLAEPLTAAKVFPPMVTQMIAVGESTGALDNMLSKIADFYDDEVDNAVANLTAMLEPMIMVFLGATIGFIVVAMYLPIFKLITLIK